The Phoenix dactylifera cultivar Barhee BC4 chromosome 9, palm_55x_up_171113_PBpolish2nd_filt_p, whole genome shotgun sequence genome window below encodes:
- the LOC103701379 gene encoding uncharacterized protein LOC103701379 codes for MSADRDHITPLATAAADRPTSDEEDPNTTSTRRPSSRRRRCLICCGSCTALVAVIVIVLVIIVLTVYKVKEPVITMNSISIKNLKFKTGSSLTSPVSLNMTVVADASVKNPNAASFRFGKSTTDVYYRERVMGVGYGPPGTAGAHKTFPIKVTVDVIANQLLADPLDLIGDLAAGKLDLTTSTKVGGRATVFLIIKRHADVMMNCSFTVAVSNMSILDQSCNQRVRL; via the coding sequence ATGTCCGCCGACCGCGACCACATCACCCCCctcgccaccgccgccgccgaccGCCCCACCAGCGATGAGGAGGATCCCAACACCACGAGTACCCGTCGGCCCTCCTCCCGCCGCCGTCGCTGCCTCATCTGCTGCGGCTCCTGCACCGCCCTCGTCGCCGTCATCGTCATCGTCCTCGTTATCATCGTCCTCACCGTCTACAAGGTCAAGGAACCAGTCATAACCATGAACTCCATCTCCATCAAAAACCTCAAATTCAAGACCGGCTCCTCCCTCACCTCCCCAGTCTCCCTCAACATGACGGTGGTCGCCGACGCCTCCGTCAAGAACCCAAACGCCGCCTCCTTCCGGTTCGGGAAGAGCACCACCGATGTCTACTACCGGGAGCGGGTGATGGGGGTGGGCTATGGACCCCCGGGGACGGCGGGGGCCCACAAGACGTTCCCGATCAAGGTGACGGTCGACGTGATAGCCAACCAGCTTCTGGCCGATCCGCTGGATCTGATCGGCGATCTGGCCGCCGGGAAGCTGGACTTGACCACGTCGACCAAAGTCGGCGGAAGGGCGACGGTTTTTCTGATCATCAAACGCCATGCGGATGTGATGATGAACTGCAGCTTCACCGTGGCCGTCTCCAACATGTCGATTTTGGATCAGAGTTGCAACCAGCGCGTGCGGCTATAA
- the LOC103711672 gene encoding probable membrane-associated kinase regulator 2 isoform X3: MESFSLLKYWRGGGGAALAAAAATAASSVCTAANAATTTIATSVLNPSAETDDDGGDVGDDGPFFDLEFAVPEEDGEGEEEDGGEEKDGSAAGMEAESDDNEEGEFNFMVSSEGSCGGDLRSDPLSPSDDLFFKGKLVPLEPSSIVITSSEADPRPQFAVSLLKSATKFRVFMLGLRKAKSTPAEPNGAPAAPSTAATASPKQQSRPQPSKFFIKFKVEEVPIISLFTRDNGSRNSSGSKAAKSQAEESAAAPSSAAAEDSAAAPPSAAAEEKKFSKEVVHKYLNKIKPLYVRVSKRYAQKLRFSGQLTPGEAAAAAAAKAGPNEGEETDVEAEAAAPPSAAPATTAGTAASGVKCQKVNLPTGLKVVCKRLGKSRSASAAVAAVPSPPPQRRDDSLLQQQDGIQSAIAHCKKSFNAAEGSESPLVRSKSDPCDGRSDKGDCV; encoded by the exons ATGGAGTCATTCAGCTTGCTCAAGTACTGGAGGGGCGGTGGCGGAGCGGCTCTGGCTGCAGCCGCCGCCACGGCCGCCTCTAGCGTGTGCACCGCTGCCAACGCCGCCACTACCACCATCGCCACCTCTGTCCTCAACCCGTCAGCAGAGACCGACGACGACGGCGGAGATGTCGGCGACGATGGCCCCTTCTTCGATCTCGAGTTCGCCGTGCCGGAGGAGGACggcgagggggaggaggaggacggtggagaagagaaggatggcTCTGCGGCGGGGATGGAAGCGGAGTCGGACGATAACGAGGAGGGGGAGTTTAATTTCATGGTGTCTTCGGAGGGGAGCTGCGGCGGCGACCTTCGGTCCGATCCCCTCTCTCCTTCAGACGATCTCTTCTTTAAAGGGAAGCTCGTGCCTCTGGAGCCATCCTCGATCGTGATCACCTCGTCCGAGGCCGATCCCAGGCCTCAGTTCGCCGTTTCCCTTCTCAAGTCCGCGACCAAGTTTCGAGTCTTCATGTTAGGCCTCCGGAAGGCAAAATCCACACCGGCGGAGCCCAATGGGGCTCCCGCCGCCCCGAGCACGGCGGCCACGGCGTCTCCAAAGCAGCAATCGCGGCCGCAGCCGAGCAAGttcttcatcaaatttaaggtggaggaggtaccgATCATCTCGCTCTTCACCCGCGACAACGGCTCCCGTAACTCCAGCGGCAGTAAAGCGGCGAAATCCCAGGCGGAGGAATCCGCAGCAGCGCCGTCCTCGGCAGCGGCGGAGGACTCCGCAGCAGCGCCGCCCTCGGCAGCGGCGGAGGAGAAGAAGTTCTCCAAGGAAGTGGTGCATAAGTATCTCAACAAAATCAAGCCGCTCTATGTCAGAGTATCGAAGAGGTACGCCCAGAAGCTGAGGTTCTCCGGTCAGCTGACCCCAGGCGAGGcggctgcggcggcggcggcgaaggcCGGGCCCAACGAAGGCGAGGAGACGGACGTGGAGGCGGAAGCGGCCGCGCCGCCGTCGGCGGCACCGGCGACGACAGCGGGGACGGCGGCGAGCGGCGTTAAGTGCCAGAAAGTGAACTTGCCGACGGGGTTGAAGGTGGTGTGCAAGCGGCTGGGGAAGAGCCGGTCGGCTTCGGCCGCCGTCGCCGCGGTGCCGTCACCGCCGCCGCAGAGGCGGGACGACTCGCTCCTCCAGCAGCAGGACGGGATCCAGAGCGCCATCGCGCACTGCAAGAAATCGTTCAACGCGGCCGAAG GGTCCGAGTCGCCTCTGGTGCGATCCAAGAGCGATCCATGCGATGGGAGGTCCGATAAGGGCGACTGCGTTTGA
- the LOC103711672 gene encoding probable membrane-associated kinase regulator 2 isoform X2, which translates to MESFSLLKYWRGGGGAALAAAAATAASSVCTAANAATTTIATSVLNPSAETDDDGGDVGDDGPFFDLEFAVPEEDGEGEEEDGGEEKDGSAAGMEAESDDNEEGEFNFMVSSEGSCGGDLRSDPLSPSDDLFFKGKLVPLEPSSIVITSSEADPRPQFAVSLLKSATKFRVFMLGLRKAKSTPAEPNGAPAAPSTAATASPKQQSRPQPSKFFIKFKVEEVPIISLFTRDNGSRNSSGSKAAKSQAEESAAAPSSAAAEDSAAAPPSAAAEEKKFSKEVVHKYLNKIKPLYVRVSKRYAQKLRFSGQLTPGEAAAAAAAKAGPNEGEETDVEAEAAAPPSAAPATTAGTAASGVKCQKVNLPTGLKVVCKRLGKSRSASAAVAAVPSPPPQRRDDSLLQQQDGIQSAIAHCKKSFNAAEGFCLFWWIWVRFGRVRVASGAIQERSMRWEVR; encoded by the exons ATGGAGTCATTCAGCTTGCTCAAGTACTGGAGGGGCGGTGGCGGAGCGGCTCTGGCTGCAGCCGCCGCCACGGCCGCCTCTAGCGTGTGCACCGCTGCCAACGCCGCCACTACCACCATCGCCACCTCTGTCCTCAACCCGTCAGCAGAGACCGACGACGACGGCGGAGATGTCGGCGACGATGGCCCCTTCTTCGATCTCGAGTTCGCCGTGCCGGAGGAGGACggcgagggggaggaggaggacggtggagaagagaaggatggcTCTGCGGCGGGGATGGAAGCGGAGTCGGACGATAACGAGGAGGGGGAGTTTAATTTCATGGTGTCTTCGGAGGGGAGCTGCGGCGGCGACCTTCGGTCCGATCCCCTCTCTCCTTCAGACGATCTCTTCTTTAAAGGGAAGCTCGTGCCTCTGGAGCCATCCTCGATCGTGATCACCTCGTCCGAGGCCGATCCCAGGCCTCAGTTCGCCGTTTCCCTTCTCAAGTCCGCGACCAAGTTTCGAGTCTTCATGTTAGGCCTCCGGAAGGCAAAATCCACACCGGCGGAGCCCAATGGGGCTCCCGCCGCCCCGAGCACGGCGGCCACGGCGTCTCCAAAGCAGCAATCGCGGCCGCAGCCGAGCAAGttcttcatcaaatttaaggtggaggaggtaccgATCATCTCGCTCTTCACCCGCGACAACGGCTCCCGTAACTCCAGCGGCAGTAAAGCGGCGAAATCCCAGGCGGAGGAATCCGCAGCAGCGCCGTCCTCGGCAGCGGCGGAGGACTCCGCAGCAGCGCCGCCCTCGGCAGCGGCGGAGGAGAAGAAGTTCTCCAAGGAAGTGGTGCATAAGTATCTCAACAAAATCAAGCCGCTCTATGTCAGAGTATCGAAGAGGTACGCCCAGAAGCTGAGGTTCTCCGGTCAGCTGACCCCAGGCGAGGcggctgcggcggcggcggcgaaggcCGGGCCCAACGAAGGCGAGGAGACGGACGTGGAGGCGGAAGCGGCCGCGCCGCCGTCGGCGGCACCGGCGACGACAGCGGGGACGGCGGCGAGCGGCGTTAAGTGCCAGAAAGTGAACTTGCCGACGGGGTTGAAGGTGGTGTGCAAGCGGCTGGGGAAGAGCCGGTCGGCTTCGGCCGCCGTCGCCGCGGTGCCGTCACCGCCGCCGCAGAGGCGGGACGACTCGCTCCTCCAGCAGCAGGACGGGATCCAGAGCGCCATCGCGCACTGCAAGAAATCGTTCAACGCGGCCGAAG GTTTCTGTCTCTTTTGGTGGATTTGGGTCCGGTTTGGCAGGGTCCGAGTCGCCTCTGGTGCGATCCAAGAGCGATCCATGCGATGGGAGGTCCGATAA
- the LOC103711672 gene encoding probable membrane-associated kinase regulator 2 isoform X1, with amino-acid sequence MESFSLLKYWRGGGGAALAAAAATAASSVCTAANAATTTIATSVLNPSAETDDDGGDVGDDGPFFDLEFAVPEEDGEGEEEDGGEEKDGSAAGMEAESDDNEEGEFNFMVSSEGSCGGDLRSDPLSPSDDLFFKGKLVPLEPSSIVITSSEADPRPQFAVSLLKSATKFRVFMLGLRKAKSTPAEPNGAPAAPSTAATASPKQQSRPQPSKFFIKFKVEEVPIISLFTRDNGSRNSSGSKAAKSQAEESAAAPSSAAAEDSAAAPPSAAAEEKKFSKEVVHKYLNKIKPLYVRVSKRYAQKLRFSGQLTPGEAAAAAAAKAGPNEGEETDVEAEAAAPPSAAPATTAGTAASGVKCQKVNLPTGLKVVCKRLGKSRSASAAVAAVPSPPPQRRDDSLLQQQDGIQSAIAHCKKSFNAAEGTNEPGPVTSLKERVRVASGAIQERSMRWEVR; translated from the exons ATGGAGTCATTCAGCTTGCTCAAGTACTGGAGGGGCGGTGGCGGAGCGGCTCTGGCTGCAGCCGCCGCCACGGCCGCCTCTAGCGTGTGCACCGCTGCCAACGCCGCCACTACCACCATCGCCACCTCTGTCCTCAACCCGTCAGCAGAGACCGACGACGACGGCGGAGATGTCGGCGACGATGGCCCCTTCTTCGATCTCGAGTTCGCCGTGCCGGAGGAGGACggcgagggggaggaggaggacggtggagaagagaaggatggcTCTGCGGCGGGGATGGAAGCGGAGTCGGACGATAACGAGGAGGGGGAGTTTAATTTCATGGTGTCTTCGGAGGGGAGCTGCGGCGGCGACCTTCGGTCCGATCCCCTCTCTCCTTCAGACGATCTCTTCTTTAAAGGGAAGCTCGTGCCTCTGGAGCCATCCTCGATCGTGATCACCTCGTCCGAGGCCGATCCCAGGCCTCAGTTCGCCGTTTCCCTTCTCAAGTCCGCGACCAAGTTTCGAGTCTTCATGTTAGGCCTCCGGAAGGCAAAATCCACACCGGCGGAGCCCAATGGGGCTCCCGCCGCCCCGAGCACGGCGGCCACGGCGTCTCCAAAGCAGCAATCGCGGCCGCAGCCGAGCAAGttcttcatcaaatttaaggtggaggaggtaccgATCATCTCGCTCTTCACCCGCGACAACGGCTCCCGTAACTCCAGCGGCAGTAAAGCGGCGAAATCCCAGGCGGAGGAATCCGCAGCAGCGCCGTCCTCGGCAGCGGCGGAGGACTCCGCAGCAGCGCCGCCCTCGGCAGCGGCGGAGGAGAAGAAGTTCTCCAAGGAAGTGGTGCATAAGTATCTCAACAAAATCAAGCCGCTCTATGTCAGAGTATCGAAGAGGTACGCCCAGAAGCTGAGGTTCTCCGGTCAGCTGACCCCAGGCGAGGcggctgcggcggcggcggcgaaggcCGGGCCCAACGAAGGCGAGGAGACGGACGTGGAGGCGGAAGCGGCCGCGCCGCCGTCGGCGGCACCGGCGACGACAGCGGGGACGGCGGCGAGCGGCGTTAAGTGCCAGAAAGTGAACTTGCCGACGGGGTTGAAGGTGGTGTGCAAGCGGCTGGGGAAGAGCCGGTCGGCTTCGGCCGCCGTCGCCGCGGTGCCGTCACCGCCGCCGCAGAGGCGGGACGACTCGCTCCTCCAGCAGCAGGACGGGATCCAGAGCGCCATCGCGCACTGCAAGAAATCGTTCAACGCGGCCGAAGGTACGAACGAGCCGGGTCCGGTCACCTCTCTTAAGGAGCG GGTCCGAGTCGCCTCTGGTGCGATCCAAGAGCGATCCATGCGATGGGAGGTCCGATAA
- the LOC103711592 gene encoding reticulon-like protein B2 codes for MAEHSEESSSKPESLMEKIVGKLHGDSSSSSDSDNEKSKPSASSIKAKIYRLFGRERSVHNVLGGGKPADVFLWRNKKISAGVIGGATAVWVLFELLEYHLLSLVCHCLILSLAILFLWSNASTFINKAPPRIPEASIPEDLAVNVALSLRYEINRAFAVLREIASGRDLKKFLVVIAGLWVLSILGSCCNFLTLFYTMLVTLHTVPVLYEKYEDKVDSFAEKAMAEIKKQYGVFDAKVLSKIPRSPLKDKKH; via the exons ATGGCTGAGCACTCGGAGGAGTCGAGCTCGAAGCCGGAGTCGCTGATGGAGAAGATCGTCGGCAAGCTCCACGGCGACTCATCCTCCTCGTCCGATTCGGACAACGAGAAATCGAAGCCGTCCGCCTCATCCATCAAGGCCAAGATCTACCGCCTCTTCGGGCGGGAGAGGTCCGTCCACAACGTCCTCGGCGGTGGCAAGC CTGCTGATGTTTTCCTGTGGAGGAACAAGAAGATCTCCGCCGGAGTGATTGGTGGGGCCACCGCCGTCTGGGTTCTGTTCGAGCTGCTTGAGTACCATCTGCTCTCTCTGGTCTGCCACTGCCTCATTCTCTCACTGGCCATTCTCTTCCTCTGGTCCAATGCAAGCACCTTCATCAACAA GGCTCCGCCACGCATACCAGAGGCGAGCATTCCCGAAGACCTGGCCGTGAATGTTGCGCTCTCTCTGAGGTATGAGATTAACAGGGCCTTTGCTGTTCTAAGGGAGATCGCATCAGGACGGGACCTGAAGAAGTTCCTTGTT GTGATTGCCGGACTCTGGGTTCTTTCGATCCTTGGGAGCTGCTGCAATTTCTTGACCTTGTTCTATACCA TGCTTGTGACGTTGCATACGGTGCCAGTTCTGTATGAGAAGTATGAGGACAAGGTCGACTCATTTGCGGAGAAGGCAATGGCAGAAATCAAGAAGCAGTATGGGGTGTTTGATGCCAAGGTTCTAAGTAAGATTCCCAGGAGCCCATTGAAAGATAAGAAGCACTAG